GACGCTGCCGGACGAAGACCTGGCGGCCAGCCGCGCCGACCTGCGGCGCGCGATCTTGTCGCATCCTCTCGACGGCGATTATCACCGTGAGCGATCGCCCGTCTGGTCCCGCATCACGACGCCGCTCTTGTCTGCCGCGAACTGGGGCGGGCAGGGCCTGCACCCGCGCGGGAACTTCGAAGGGTTCGTGCGGTCCGCGTCACGAGAGAAATGGCTGGAGGTGCATGGCCTCGAGCACTGGACCGAATTTTACACTGATTACGGCGTGGGGCTCCAGAAGCGTTTCTTCGACCACTATCTAAAGGGCGCCGACAACGGGTGGGAGCGGCAGCCGCGCGTGCACTTACAGATCCGGCACGTCGATCGGTTCGTCCCGCGCGCGGAAGAGGCGTGGCCGATTCCCCGCACGCGCTGGACGCGGTTCTATCTCGATGCGAGATCTGGGACGCTCGCCCCGCAGCCGATCGCTCGGGCCGGGGCCGTGGACTATGACGCGCTGGGGGATGGCGTCACGTTCTCCACGGCGCCCCTCGCGCATGAAACCGAGATCACCGGTCCGGTGGCCAGCAAGCTGTTCGTCGCGTCGAGCACGACCGATGCCGACGTCTTCGCCGTCCTGCGGGTCTTCGACCCCAGCGGCCGCGAGGTCGATTTCCAGGGCGCGCTCGACCCGCACACCCCAATCGGCCAGGGCTGGCTTCGCGCCTCCCACCGGTGGCTGGATCGGGCCCTCTCCACCGAGTGGCGCCCGTACCACAGCCACGATCGCATCGAGCCGCTCACCCCGGGCCGGGTCTACGAGCTCGATGTCGAGATCTGGCCGACGAGTCTCGTGGTGCCGGCGGGCCATCGTCTCGCCCTGACCGTCTTGGGCAAGGATTTCGAACGGCCGGGGGCCGGGCTGGAGATCAAATCGTTCGTGAATCCGCTGCGGGGGTCCGGGCCGTTCCTCCACAATGACCCCGAGGACCGGCCGCGGGCCGTCTTCGGCGGGCGAAACACCATCCACACCGGCGGCGCCTCTGCATCATATGTACTCTTGCCTGTGATTCCGAGCTAGGCGGGGATGGGCGACCCCGCACCCGGGAGCCACCGGCCCCACCCCGGCTCACCCACCGGCCGGCCGTCCTTCGCCACGAGGCGCCCTCTAGAGAACGTCATTACCGGCCCTCCCACAACGGCCATCCCCGCGTAGGGACTCCACCCCGCCTTGCTGATCACCTGGGCGTCCCGGATCACGCGAGACCGCGCGGGATCCACCAGCGCGATGTCGGCGTCCGCGCCGGGAAGCAGGCCGCCCTTCCGCGGATAGAAACCGTACAACCGCGCCGGACGCTCGCACAGCGCGTCCACCACCCGCTCGAGCGTCACCCATCCGTGATGAACCGCGTGCAGCATCAGCGTGAGCGTCGTCTCCACCCCCGGAAGCCCGAAGGGGACCTGCCAGATGTCACCGTCCTGCTTCTGCGCCCGGGTGGAGGGCGCGTGATCGGTCGAGATGTGCGTGATGCCGCCCTCCGCCAGCAACCGCCACATCGCGGCCGCCTCCTCTCCGCTCTTCAGGCGGGCCGGGGGCGTGAACTTGCGAAACGGACCGTGATCGAGCACCTCTGACTCCTGGAGAAAGAAATACTGAGGGCAGCTCTCCACCCACAAACTGGCGCCCCGCATGCGCTCCCGCCGAACCAGGTCGACGGCCTCGGGATGGCTGGTGTGGGCGATGACGACGCGGGCTCCGGTCATGCGCGCAAGCAGCGCGGTCTCCGCCGCGGCAACCTCCTCGGCCTCGCGTGACCGCCACTCGGGGATGATCCCGTAGTCGATCCGGCCTGCCGCTCGAAGGACCCGCTCGCGCTCGCGGGTCATCGCGTCATCCTCGCAGTGGATCAACAGGAGACCGCCGAACCGCGCGGCGGCGCGAAAGCACTGCAGGAGGTCGCCGGCCAGCACCGCTGGGACACCGTGCGTTTCGCAGGTGAACACTTTCAGGTAGGCGGGACCGGCCGCCCACAACTCATGCAGCCGGTCGAGCCGGTCCGGCCAGACGTGGGCCCCGAGACCGAAATCGATAAGCGAGCGGTGCTGGAGGTGGGCGACCTTCCGGTGCAGTCCCTCGACGTCGAGGACGGGAGCCGCGTGGGTATGTTCGATCACGGTGGTCGTCCCGCCGACCGCCGCTGCCGCGCTCCCGGTGATGAAATCCTCGCGGTCGGGCTCCCCCGGATCCATGAAGTGCACGTGGCTGTCCACGACCCCGGGAATCGCCAATAACCCGCCGGCGTCCACGACCTGCGCGGCGGGGGTGTCGTGGGTCCCGAGCGCCACGATCTTCCCATCCTGCACGTGGATATCCGCCGGGAATCGACCCCGCGCGGTGACCACGATCGCCCCTCGTATCGTGAGGTCCGTCACGAGGCCACGCGCACGACGATCCGCCCGGTCGCTCGGTCCTCCCTCACCATCGCCAGCGCCTCGTTCGCCTGGTCCAACGGAACCTCGCCGGAGATCACCGGGTGGACGAGGCCCCGTGCGACCAGGCTCAGCGCCTGTCGAAGTTCGAGGCGCGTCGCATACCTGCTGCCGAGCACCGTCAACTGTCCGAGCACCAGGCGTTCGGTCGGCACGGCCGGGTATTCATCGGGTTGGGTGGTGTACCCGACGCCGACGATCCTTCCGGCGGACCGCACCAGGGCGGCCGATGCCACAAGCGACCCACCGTGGCCGACCGTGTCGATCACGACATCCGCGCCGCGCCCTGCGGTCGCTGCGTGCACTCGAGCCGTCGCGGCCTCGCCGGCCGGGAACGCGTCCTCTGCTCCGGCCGCACGCGCGGCCTCAAGCCGGTGCGGCTGAATGTCGACCGCGAACACGGTCGCGCCCGCCGCCCTGGCGATCTGCACCGCCTGGAGCCCCACGCCGCCGGCGCCGAGCACCACGGCCGTCTCGCCGGCGCGGAGCCCGCCGCGCGATACCACGGCGTGGTACGCGGTCCCGAGCGCGCAGGTGAGCGGACCGCCGTGTTCGGGCGGGACGTTCGCCGGCAGAGGGAGCACGCAGTCGTCCGGCACG
This bacterium DNA region includes the following protein-coding sequences:
- a CDS encoding CocE/NonD family hydrolase produces the protein MDNTPDLQPWRTDTIDGMVVEWDVGIRMNDGLVLRADVFRPAAQGPHPVILSYGPYAKGLPFEQGYPDQWRRLSEGHPEVLRGSTGRYQNWEVVDPEKWVPDGYACVRVDSRGAGRSPGFLDPFSPRETRDFFLCIEWAGEQAWSNGKVGLLGISYYAINQWHVASLGPPHLTAMCPWEGAADWYRDMVRHGGIVCVFWDNWMKKQVITVQHGLGDRGPRNPHTGQPVAGPETLPDEDLAASRADLRRAILSHPLDGDYHRERSPVWSRITTPLLSAANWGGQGLHPRGNFEGFVRSASREKWLEVHGLEHWTEFYTDYGVGLQKRFFDHYLKGADNGWERQPRVHLQIRHVDRFVPRAEEAWPIPRTRWTRFYLDARSGTLAPQPIARAGAVDYDALGDGVTFSTAPLAHETEITGPVASKLFVASSTTDADVFAVLRVFDPSGREVDFQGALDPHTPIGQGWLRASHRWLDRALSTEWRPYHSHDRIEPLTPGRVYELDVEIWPTSLVVPAGHRLALTVLGKDFERPGAGLEIKSFVNPLRGSGPFLHNDPEDRPRAVFGGRNTIHTGGASASYVLLPVIPS
- a CDS encoding dihydroorotase family protein, whose translation is MVTARGRFPADIHVQDGKIVALGTHDTPAAQVVDAGGLLAIPGVVDSHVHFMDPGEPDREDFITGSAAAAVGGTTTVIEHTHAAPVLDVEGLHRKVAHLQHRSLIDFGLGAHVWPDRLDRLHELWAAGPAYLKVFTCETHGVPAVLAGDLLQCFRAAARFGGLLLIHCEDDAMTRERERVLRAAGRIDYGIIPEWRSREAEEVAAAETALLARMTGARVVIAHTSHPEAVDLVRRERMRGASLWVESCPQYFFLQESEVLDHGPFRKFTPPARLKSGEEAAAMWRLLAEGGITHISTDHAPSTRAQKQDGDIWQVPFGLPGVETTLTLMLHAVHHGWVTLERVVDALCERPARLYGFYPRKGGLLPGADADIALVDPARSRVIRDAQVISKAGWSPYAGMAVVGGPVMTFSRGRLVAKDGRPVGEPGWGRWLPGAGSPIPA
- a CDS encoding alcohol dehydrogenase catalytic domain-containing protein gives rise to the protein MMRAMVVARYGAPLQMADLPKPSPGPGQVLVRIIGCGVCRSDLKVVAGAMPFSASLPLPHVPGHEISGEIAALGSGARGRVGDRVVVYHYWACRTCTHCQAGEETLCTNLQGWAGFATPGGFQEYLAVPDDCVLPLPANVPPEHGGPLTCALGTAYHAVVSRGGLRAGETAVVLGAGGVGLQAVQIARAAGATVFAVDIQPHRLEAARAAGAEDAFPAGEAATARVHAATAGRGADVVIDTVGHGGSLVASAALVRSAGRIVGVGYTTQPDEYPAVPTERLVLGQLTVLGSRYATRLELRQALSLVARGLVHPVISGEVPLDQANEALAMVREDRATGRIVVRVAS